A window of the Salvelinus fontinalis isolate EN_2023a chromosome 26, ASM2944872v1, whole genome shotgun sequence genome harbors these coding sequences:
- the LOC129823728 gene encoding KN motif and ankyrin repeat domain-containing protein 2-like, whose product MTDKQNGNGPKAPENRVKGKPPPYSVETPYGFRLDLDFLKYVDDIEKGHTIKRVPIQRRSRGQRPSTLPRNLNLSGHGYQSSPWGSTGALASRSRLPDPHQGYGFWAYDGRSPASPGGYKSVAEMEASIRAFDEQPLGEHIRPNLLRASSLPLTVLLRKGSESTEDPASLRSSRDRLGGRDTSKEDILYSLDRLSNCPSKQDFSGTLRRLNEALEHMGKLEEEVRVIPDLKAQIYILQEEREMLRLGLNPKPASRTFSNRAKDHSYVTSDLKRPRKESNLFLANNDITDDDSNQTHEWRTSTDLDELLTVTSLQAKVAMLEQRLHESSLDLQKATVLLREHQEEGRRNDERMCQLITNTGDWGRAERVPVEQDEKQTENSSRWVLAGVHGTSIRESLNVGEALSTNTVTIRTNRQNPGTQIEDLEDDQVWVSASSFMMEAQANSLGAGQHSSKTVVHCSVREPGLAVPMEHMPQEEAPPGSMDQAVAALHIRRIQCLLEQQWECLCGGTAPEGGKALEHPDPKVNSLQEEMMSLVHTLSSYYNHGSSDGEVSQGVPKSTMKRNGSARMSKNLHFVGVNGGFETTPNEDLDRKSHAKEDMSALQQQPEGQLPPGEMAEKRADHGGSNHGDQKEGDPSPGQEIMEGTDPMDQTTQTAEPDEQTDSGGDVEAAEPEEHNKTDTTPEEPMEAEPDPNTDPKQDREAVEGEFIAACHFVNDHMDNMDNPNDDMRRGLVVLFQHWFRVAAEEDSLANTVSVYLREVRTATPSLLPFLVNMADDNGNTVLHYSVSHINYPIVSLLLDTGVCEVDLQNKAGYTAVMLASLTAPDSSGDMEVVGRLMELGDVNAQASQRGQTALMLAVRHGRGLMVRLLLRCGADTNIQDCQGATALVCACERGHTHIARLLLQAAECDTSVTDRRGRTALSVAQQGSHVDITALLQAHQTHAETSV is encoded by the exons ATGACGGACAAACAAAATG GAAATGGGCCCAAAGCCCCAGAGAATAGAGTGAAGGGGAAGCCTCCTCCGTACTCGGTGGAGACGCCCTATGGCTTCCGCCTGGACCTGGACTTCCTCAAGTACGTGGACGACATCGAGAAGGGCCACACCATAAAGAGAGTCCCCATCCAGCGCCGGAGCAGGGGGCAGAGGCCCAGCACTCTCCCCAGGAACCTCAACCTCTCTGGGCATGGCTACCAGTCTAGCCCCTGGGGCTCCACTGGAGCTCTGGCCTCCAGGTCTCgcctccccgacccccaccaagGCTATGGCTTTTGGGCTTATGATGGCAGATCGCCAGCCTCCCCTGGAGGATACAAGTCTGTGGCAGAGATGGAAGCCAGTATCAGGGCCTTTGATGAGCAGCCCTTGGGGGAGCACATCAGGCCCAATCTCCTGCGGGCCTCCAGCCTGCCTCTTACCGTCCTGCTAAGGAAAGGTTCAGAGTCAACTGAGGACCCGGCCAGTCTCCGAAGCTCCAGAGACCGTCTCGGAGGAAGGGACACTtccaaggaagacatcctctactCCCTGGACCGCTTGTCAAACTGTCCGTCCAAACAGGATTTTTCTGGAACCCTCCGCCGTCTCAATGAAGCCCTGGAGCACATGGGCAAGCTGGAGGAGGAGGTCCGTGTCATCCCAGACCTCAAGGCACAGATCTACATcctgcaggaggagagggagatgctCCGTCTTGGACTGAACCCCAAACCCGCATCCCGAACCTTCTCCAACAGGGCCAAAGACCATTCTTACGTGACCTCTGACCTCAAAAGACCCAGGAAAGAGAGTAATCTCTTCCTCGCCAACAATGACATCACCGATGATGACTCTAACCAGACACACGAGTGGAGGACAAGCACAGACCTGGATGAGCTTCTCACAGTGACGTCTCTGCAGGCCAAAGTGGCCATGCTGGAGCAGAGGCTTCATGAGAGCAGCCTGGACCTCCAGAAGGCTACCGTGCTACTGAGAGAACATCAGGAGGAGGGCCGGAGGAACGATGAGAGGATGTGCCAGCTGATCACGAACACTGGGGACTGGGGGAGAGCAGAAAGAGTCCCTGTGGAGCAAGATGAAAAACAGACTGAGAATTCTTCTAGGTGGGTCTTAGCAGGTGTGCATGGTACATCCATTCGAGAAAGTTTGAATGTAGGAGAAGCTTTGTCGACAAATACAGTGACCATTAGAACAAATAGACAAAACCCTGGCACTCAGATTGAGGACCTAGAAGATGATCAAGTCTGGGTTTCAGCTAGCTCTTTCATGATGGAGGCCCAAGCGAACAGTCTTGGAGCTGGTCAACACAGTTCAAAAACGGTGGTCCATTGCTCCGTCAGAGAACCAGGCCTAGCAGTACCCATGGAGCACATGCCCCAGGAGGAAGCCCCCCCAGGGAGCATGGATCAAGCTGTGGCAGCCCTCCACATAAGGAGGATCCAGTGTCTCCTGGAACAGCAGTGGGAGTGTCTGTGTGGGGGGACAGCACCAGAGGGGGGCAAGGCCCTGGAGCACCCAGACCCCAAGGTCAATTCACTACAGGAGGAGATGATGAGTCTGGTTCATACTCTTTCCTCCTACTACAACCATGGATCCAGTGACGGAGAGGTTTCTCAAGGAG TCCCAAAATCCACCATGAAGAGAAATGGGAGTGCTCGGATGTCAAAGAACCTCCACTTTGTTGGTGTGAACGGAGG CTTTGAAACAACACCAAATGAGGATTTGGACCGTAAGAGCCATGCAAAGGAGGACATGTCAGCCCTACAGCAACAACCAGAAGGACAACTCCCCCCTGGGGAGATGGCAGAGAAACGTGCAGACCATGGGGGTTCCAACCACGGAGACCAGAAAGAGGGAGACCCAAGCCCAGGTCAAGAGATAATGGAAGGAACCGATCCGATGGACCAGACTACTCAAACTGCAGAACCAGACGAACAGACAGATAGTGGTGGGGATGTGGAAGCTGCAGAACCAGAGGAACATAACAAGACGGACACAACACCAGAGGAACCCATGGAAGCAGAACCAGATCCAAACACAGATCCCAAACAAGACAG GGAGGCTGTAGAAGGGGAGTTCATAGCAGCATGCCATTTCGTCAACGATCACATGGATAACATGGATAACCCCAATGATGACATG AGGCGTGGCCTGGTGGTGCTGTTCCAGCATTGGTTCCGGGTGGCGGCTGAGGAGGACTCTCTGGCCAATACGGTGTCTGTGTACCTCAGAGAGGTGAGGACGGCCACGCCGTCGCTCCTCCCCTTCTTAGTTAACATGGCAGATGACAACGGCAACACAGTGCTGCACTACAGCGTGTCTCACATCAACTATCCCATTGTCAGCCTGCTACTGGACACAG GTGTTTGTGAGGTGGACCTTCAGAACAAGGCGGGGTACACAGCGGTGATGCTGGCGTCCCTGACGGCCCCGGACAGCTCTGGGGACATGGAGGTGGTCGGCAGGCTCATGGAGCTGGGGGACGTCAATGCTCAAGCCAGCCAG agggGTCAAACAGCTCTGATGCTAGCAGTGAGACATGGCCGGGGCCTGATGGTGCGTCTGCTGCTGCGCTGCGGGGCCGACACCAACATCCAGGACTGCCAGGGGGCCACGGCCCTCGTGTGCGCCTGCGAGAGGGGCCACACACACATCGCCCGGCTGCTGTTGCAAGCGGCCGAGTGTGACACCAGCGTCACTGACAGG CGTGGTCGCACGGCCCTGTCTGTAGCGCAGCAGGGGTCCCACGTTGACATCACAGCCCTTCTCCAGGCCCACCAAACACACGCTGAGACGTCTGTCTGA